The Mucilaginibacter defluvii genome contains the following window.
ACGGAACTGTAACCTACAAGCACCTGGCGCTTATTCCCTTTTTAGCAGGTGTGTTTTGCCTGGCATACTACTACGCTGTATGGCGGCCTAAACATCCCGAATCCTTAGAAACCTTATAACGGCACTACCTTTCGCCGTTCCATTCTGCGTAAAACTGTTCAAGAAACTGCAGCATATAATCATGGCGTTGCTGCGCTATCTGCCTGCCGGTATCAGTATTCATTTTATCTTTAAGCAGTAACAGCTTTTCGTAAAAATGATTAATGGTAGGAGCGGTGGTGTTTTTATACTCCTCTTTGGTTAGGTTAAGTTGCGGCTGAATATCCGGATGGTACAATGCCCGGCCTTTAAAACCACCGTAGCTGAATGCCCGTGCAATGCCAATAGCGCCAATCGCATCAAGGCGGTCAGCATCCTGTACTATTTGCATCTCCTTAGAGGTAAACGCTACCTGCCCAAAACTGGCCTTGAACGACATATGCCTGATGATCTGCTGAACATGAATAATAGTTTCGGCATCAACATCAAGGCTTTGCAGCCATTTGCCGGCTGTAGCCGGGCCTATCTCCTCATCACCATCATGAAATTTAGCATCGGCAATATCATGCAACAATGCAGCCAGCTCAATCACAAAATGATTAGCCTGCTCGCCTTTGGCAATGAGCTTTGCATTACCCCAAACACGGCGAATATGCCACCAATCATGGCCGCCTTCGGCATGTTCAAGAGTTTGCTGTACGTAAGTTTTGGTTTGATTGATAATCTCCGCTTGTTGTGGTGCTAACATGCGGCAAATATAAAAATCAGAAACTGCTATGCAGCCTCTGATTTTCCGGCCTCAATAAGGCCTGTGATACTTGTACCTAA
Protein-coding sequences here:
- a CDS encoding HD domain-containing protein, with the protein product MLAPQQAEIINQTKTYVQQTLEHAEGGHDWWHIRRVWGNAKLIAKGEQANHFVIELAALLHDIADAKFHDGDEEIGPATAGKWLQSLDVDAETIIHVQQIIRHMSFKASFGQVAFTSKEMQIVQDADRLDAIGAIGIARAFSYGGFKGRALYHPDIQPQLNLTKEEYKNTTAPTINHFYEKLLLLKDKMNTDTGRQIAQQRHDYMLQFLEQFYAEWNGER